A window of Aliarcobacter trophiarum LMG 25534 contains these coding sequences:
- a CDS encoding IS4 family transposase yields the protein MGIDNFIQTAMNNVLKNPILSILRDINFSSILKQSNFIKKDIGKSPYMIILHFLYMFIINKKISTFMKYSNDSYKKDVYYRLLKSSKYNWRKLLLLTSIKLISKLHKLQKTTDTKVLIIDDTVEIKRGKFIEGSCKNLWSNKEHRTVKGLNIVSLNYSDCYTDMMLDFSINYNKNQIVNVDENSFHHKSNAYKRRVEGNDGKNILALDMLKRVLKSGIYSDYLLVDSWYAKPNFINEVKENGLDVITRIANNPKIWQFTGKFKTLETLYNYAKQNKASRLGNYNSIKYNYVSTTTTHKTLGRLKIVFIKTKDNLIPIISTNTNLSDIEIINTYKKRWNIEQGYKDLREYFQFGKEENRIFEALIARITLSFLAYNLTSYINRVQNEPQTLGNLFRDLECQLETLAISMELFVKILEQLIQSAQIVKRNKDLEQIIHVLRVYTKKQLGFMCES from the coding sequence ATGGGTATTGACAATTTTATCCAAACTGCTATGAACAATGTATTAAAAAATCCTATTCTTTCTATTTTAAGAGATATAAATTTTAGTTCTATTCTAAAACAAAGCAATTTCATAAAAAAAGATATTGGCAAATCTCCATATATGATAATTTTACATTTTTTATATATGTTTATTATCAATAAAAAAATATCTACATTTATGAAATATAGCAATGATAGTTATAAAAAAGATGTTTACTACAGATTACTAAAAAGTAGTAAGTACAATTGGAGAAAATTACTATTACTGACATCTATAAAACTTATTAGCAAATTGCATAAACTTCAAAAAACTACTGATACAAAAGTATTGATTATAGATGATACTGTTGAAATTAAAAGAGGTAAATTTATAGAAGGTAGTTGTAAAAATCTTTGGAGCAATAAAGAACATAGAACTGTAAAAGGTTTGAATATTGTATCACTTAATTATAGCGATTGTTATACGGATATGATGTTGGATTTTTCTATAAATTATAATAAAAATCAAATTGTAAATGTTGATGAAAATAGTTTTCATCATAAAAGCAATGCTTATAAAAGAAGAGTTGAAGGTAATGATGGTAAAAATATTTTAGCTCTTGATATGTTGAAACGTGTTTTAAAATCTGGAATATATTCAGATTATCTTCTTGTTGATAGCTGGTATGCTAAACCAAATTTTATAAATGAAGTAAAAGAAAATGGTCTTGATGTAATTACAAGAATTGCAAACAATCCTAAAATCTGGCAATTTACAGGTAAATTTAAAACACTTGAAACACTTTACAATTATGCAAAACAAAATAAAGCTTCAAGACTTGGAAACTATAACTCTATAAAATACAATTATGTTTCAACTACAACTACACATAAAACACTTGGTAGATTAAAAATTGTATTTATTAAAACCAAAGATAATCTAATTCCAATAATATCAACAAATACAAATTTATCTGATATTGAAATAATCAATACATATAAAAAACGATGGAATATTGAACAAGGATATAAAGATTTAAGAGAATACTTTCAATTTGGTAAAGAAGAAAATCGTATCTTTGAAGCTTTAATAGCTCGTATTACACTTTCATTTTTAGCTTATAATCTTACAAGCTATATTAATAGAGTTCAAAATGAACCACAAACCTTAGGTAATCTTTTTAGAGATTTAGAATGCCAGCTTGAAACTCTAGCAATATCTATGGAATTATTTGTAAAAATCCTAGAACAATTGATACAATCTGCACAAATAGTCAAGAGAAATAAAGATTTAGAGCAAATCATTCATGTACTCAGAGTTTACACTAAAAAACAGTTAGGTTTTATGTGCGAAAGTTGA